A genomic window from Silene latifolia isolate original U9 population chromosome Y, ASM4854445v1, whole genome shotgun sequence includes:
- the LOC141632957 gene encoding uncharacterized protein LOC141632957: MRIRGWGVRKLSYAGRLVLVQAVLTQLHNFWARIFLFPVIVLDRIERICMNYLWGGSEQFHKMPNVAWKKICRDRKHGELGIVHYRNWNLDMLGKFVWWLVSKADHMWIKWVNHIYIKGRDWLTYTPPIHSSWSWRMICKTKDKMKDGFCTSFWNKQNIYSAAKGYTWLQGSQIKVPWYPLIWNKVNSPKHAFIGWLAVQQKLMTKDRLLKYGIITNGRCDLCLNHIETHQHILYEFVFNAMCWSALKTWLGINMPNVGILEWSIHWHCRSLMKKQIVFAAILALIYHIWHAHNLCRVDLRVPRPALVVAKVKTDVQRRGQCITWGTKFQQMDWTP, translated from the coding sequence ATGAGAATTAGAGGATGGGGTGTCAGGAAGCTTAGCTATGCTGGAAGACTGGTCCTTGTTCAAGCTGTTTTGACTCAGTTGCATAATTTCTGGGCTCGTATTTTTCTTTTTCCTGTGATTGTTTTGGACAGAATTGAGAGGATCTGCATGAATTATTTGTGGGGAGGTTCAGAGCAGTTCCATAAAATGCCTAATGTTGCCTGGAAGAAAATTTGCAGAGACAGGAAACATGGGGAACTTGGAATTGTGCACTACAGGAATTGGAATCTGGATATGCTAGGTAAATTTGTCTGGTGGTTGGTGTCCAAGGCTGACCATATGTGGATTAAATGGGTTAACCATATTTACATCAAAGGGCGGGATTGGCTTACCTATACACCTCCTATTCATTCAAGCTGGTCTTGGCGGATGATCTGCAAAACTAAAGACAAAATGAAAGATGGTTTCTGTACCAGTTTTTGGAATAAGCAGAATATTTACTCAGCTGCTAAGGGGTACACTTGGCTGCAAGGTAGTCAGATTAAAGTGCCTTGGTATCCTCTGATTTGGAACAAAGTTAACTCTCCTAAACATGCCTTCATTGGCTGGCTTGCTGTCCAGCAGAAGCTCATGACCAAAGATAGACTTCTCAAATATGGGATTATTACTAATGGGAGATGTGATCTATGTTTGAATCATATTGAGACTCATCAGCATATTTTATATGAATTTGTGTTCAATGCAATGTGCTGGAGTGCTCTGAAAACTTGGCTGGGGATCAATATGCCTAATGTGGGCATTTTGGAATGGAGCATACACTGGCATTGCAGGTCACTGATGAAGAAACAGATAGTCTTTGCTGCTATTCTTGCATTGATATATCATATATGGCATGCACATAACTTATGTAGAGTCGATCTCAGGGTTCCACGGCCTGCTCTGGTTGTTGCTAAGGTAAAAACCGATGTTCAGCGTCGTGGACAATGTATTACATGGGGGACTAAATTCCAACAGATGGATTGGACACCGTGA